Proteins encoded within one genomic window of Glycine soja cultivar W05 chromosome 1, ASM419377v2, whole genome shotgun sequence:
- the LOC114423328 gene encoding histone-lysine N-methyltransferase, H3 lysine-9 specific SUVH6-like yields MAAPVSNGHSEEGRNEKSLMENGEYTFFARSMYKRRKVSAVRDFPDGCGPFALRIDPVLNVNIVGCGSTNGTIIEDKNGEHLGDDTVKTSNCENDGSHSEVKDSLLTETLGQTTDSGLNMENPVVSSPQVNGSTAEHEPAKVTIGQTIESGLNKENPVVSSHKMDGLTAEEEAAKVTVEQTIDRVLNKENPVVSSHQVDGPTAEDESVKVPLVDIEILNAEFARTANTVKCDSSYMLKSSSQVGEVVMSGGLKPLLPNVNISGSSACMVEPVTRRYLPRRKVSALRDFPALCGRNAPHLSKDKDVCLEGISSLNNKKACQQNLALDDNNPLKEVGAMAVDPLKEVGPADVKEIKSNIQDEYGYKRKLVDIVQTDSESNAAKRVKKPLEIKRDKHFTLPEESNHHVKINSKAEVKEQNREETKPLDLSHSKHKLKGNFNGSRVSSERKVVLGLMAESECPWRSDKGSSKFKFGDAKNEGKKKKVTVALPDRSKTAIKSKGAQNYSRQKPFKKKKGNATSEGMSELVICEKKDSLDSYENNEDLQIVLKSHEFNVNVTPSHSNFTGDEDDSNVTRKKVRKTLRLFQVVFRKLLQEVESKLSERANSKRVDLIAAKILKENGHYVNSGKQILGDVPGVEVGDEFQYRVELNIVGLHRQIQGGIDYVKQNGKILATSIVASGAYADDLDNSDGLIYTGQGGNVMNTDKEPEDQKLERGNLALKNSIEEKNSVRVIRGSESMDGKCRIYVYDGLYVVESCWQDVGPHGKLVYKFRLRRILGQPELALKEVKKSKKFKTREGVCVDDISYGKERIPICAVNTIDDENPPPFNYITSMIYPNCHVLPAEGCDCTNGCSDLEKCSCVVKNGGEIPFNHNEAIVQAKPLVYECGPTCKCPSTCHNRVSQLGIKFQLEIFKTDTRGWGVRSLNSIPSGSFICEYIGELLEDKEAEQRTGNDEYLFDIGNNYSNSTLWDDLSTLTTLMPDAHTASCEVVKDGGFTIDAAQFGNLGRFINHSCSPNLIAQNVLYDHHDTRMPHIMFFAADNIPPLQELTYDYNYEIDQVRDSDGNIKKKYCYCGSVDCTGRMY; encoded by the coding sequence ATGGCAGCACCAGTCAGTAATGGTCATtctgaagaaggaagaaatgagAAGTCATTGATGGAAAATGGGGAATACACTTTCTTCGCTAGGTCCATGTATAAGCGGCGGAAAGTCTCTGCTGTTCGTGATTTCCCAGATGGATGTGGACCATTTGCTTTGAGGATTGATCCAGTGTTAAACGTAAATATTGTGGGTTGTGGTTCAACTAATGGTACAATTATTGAGGATAAGAATGGTGAACATTTAGGGGATGATACTGTTAAAACTTCCAACTGTGAAAATGATGGCAGTCATTCTGAAGTAAAAGATTCACTTCTCACTGAAACTCTTGGTCAAACAACTGACAGTGGTTTGAATATGGAAAACCCTGTAGTCTCATCTCCTCAAGTGAATGGGTCTACTGCAGAACATGAACCTGCAAAAGTGACTATTGGCCAAACAATTGAGTCTGGTTTGAATAAGGAAAACCCTGTTGTCTCATCTCATAAAATGGATGGACTTACTGCAGAAGAGGAAGCTGCAAAAGTGACTGTTGAACAAACAATTGACCGTGTTTTGAACAAGGAAAACCCCGTGGTCTCATCTCATCAAGTGGATGGGCCTACTGCAGAAGACGAGTCTGTCAAAGTGCCATTAGTGGACATAGAAATTCTGAATGCAGAGTTTGCAAGAACTGCAAACACTGTAAAATGTGACTCCTCTTATATGTTGAAGTCATCTTCTCAAGTGGGTGAAGTGGTTATGTCAGGTGGTTTAAAACCCTTATTGCCCAATGTCAATATATCTGGTTCTAGTGCTTGCATGGTGGAGCCTGTAACTAGAAGGTATCTTCCTCGAAGAAAAGTTTCAGCTCTCAGAGACTTCCCAGCTTTATGTGGACGCAATGCTCCACATCTCAGTAAGGACAAGGATGTGTGTCTAGAGGGGATCTCTTCTTTAAATAACAAGAAAGCGTGTCAACAGAACCTGGCCTTAGATGACAACAATCCATTGAAAGAAGTAGGAGCCATGGCTGTAGATCCATTGAAAGAAGTAGGACCCGctgatgtaaaagaaattaaaagtaacATCCAAGATGAATATGGTTACAAGAGAAAGCTTGTGGACATCGTCCAAACTGATTCTGAAAGTAATGCTGCAAAGAGAGTGAAGAAGCCACTGGAAATCAAGAGAGACAAGCACTTTACACTTCCTGAAGAAAGTAATCAtcatgttaaaataaattccaagGCAGAGGTAAAAGAGCAAAATAGGGAAGAGACAAAGCCTTTGGATCTATCTCATTCTAAGCATAAGTTGAAAGGGAATTTCAATGGATCCCGGGTCTCATCAGAGAGGAAAGTAGTACTAGGTTTGATGGCTGAATCAGAATGTCCTTGGAGGTCTGACAAAGGTTCCTCAAAATTTAAGTTCGGTGATGCTAAAAATGAaggcaagaaaaagaaagtaactGTTGCATTGCCTGACAGGTCTAAAACAGCTATCAAGAGTAAAGGTGCACAAAATTATTCTAGGCAGAAgcctttcaaaaagaaaaaaggaaatgcTACTTCTGAAGGTATGAGTGAATTAGTAATTTGCGAAAAGAAGGATAGTCTCGATTCATATGAAAATAATGAAGACCTTCAAATTGTTCTGAAATCACATGAGTTCAATGTAAATGTTACTCCTTCTCATTCTAATTTCACTGGTGATGAGGACGACTCAAATGTGACCCGGAAAAAAGTGAGGAAAACTTTACGGTTGTTTCAAGTGGTTTTCAGAAAGCTTTTACAGGAAGTAGAATCAAAGTTAAGTGAGCGAGCAAATAGTAAAAGAGTTGATTTAATTGCTGCAAAGATCCTTAAGGAGAATGGACATTATGTTAACTCAGGCAAGCAGATACTGGGTGATGTCCCCGGGGTTGAAGTTGGTGATGAATTTCAATACAGGGTGGAGCTTAATATAGTTGGCCTTCATCGTCAGATTCAGGGTGGCATAGATTATGTGAAGCAAAATGGTAAGATTCTTGCAACTAGTATTGTTGCGTCAGGGGCTTATGCTGATGATTTGGATAATTCAGATGGCTTGATATATACAGGGCAGGGTGGGAATGTGATGAACACTGATAAAGAACCTGAAGACCAGAAGCTTGAGCGGGGCAATCTTGCTCTGAAGAACAGTATTGAGGAAAAGAACAGTGTTAGGGTGATACGTGGCTCTGAATCAATGGATGGAAAGTGCAGGATATATGTTTATGATGGACTGTATGTGGTTGAGTCTTGTTGGCAGGATGTGGGACCACATGGGAAGCTGGTTTATAAGTTTCGACTGCGAAGAATCCTTGGTCAACCAGAGCTTGCTTTGAAGGAAGTGAAGAAATCtaaaaagttcaaaacaagAGAAGGTGTATGTGTTGATGATATTTCTTATGGAAAAGAACGTATTCCGATATGTGCTGTGAACACCATAGATGATGAAAACCCCCCTCCGTTTAATTACATAACTAGCATGATATACCCCAATTGCCATGTCCTTCCTGCAGAAGGATGTGATTGTACTAATGGATGCTCCGATTTGGAGAAATGTTCATGTGTAGTGAAAAATGGGGGAGAGATTCCATTCAATCACAATGAGGCTATTGTACAAGCAAAGCCTCTGGTCTATGAGTGTGGACCTACCTGTAAATGTCCTTCAACATGCCATAATAGAGTCAGCCAACTTGGCATAAAGTTTCaacttgaaatatttaaaaccgATACAAGGGGATGGGGTGTGAGATCCCTGAATTCAATCCCATCAGGAAGttttatatgtgaatatataggGGAGCTTCTTGAAGACAAGGAAGCTGAACAAAGAACCGGTAATGATGAGTATCTTTTTGATATTGGAAATAACTATAGCAACAGTACTCTTTGGGATGATCTTTCGACTCTCACGACTCTCATGCCTGATGCACACACAGCTTCTTGTGAAGTTGTGAAGGATGGTGGTTTCACCATTGACGCTGCTCAGTTTGGTAATTTGGGGAGATTCATCAACCATAGCTGCTCCCCTAATCTTATTGCTCAGAATGTCCTTTATGATCACCATGACACCAGGATGCCTCACATAATGTTCTTTGCTGCTGATAACATTCCTCCCTTGCAAGAGCTGACTTATGATTACAATTATGAAATAGATCAAGTTCGTGATTCTGATGGcaatataaaaaagaagtatTGCTATTGTGGTTCTGTGGATTGTACTGGCAGGATGTATTGA
- the LOC114423335 gene encoding GATA transcription factor 26-like, producing the protein MGKQGPCYHCGVTSTPLWRNGPPEKPVLCNACGSRWRTKGTLAKYTPLHARAETDDYDDQRVSRVKSISINKKKEVALLKRKQNHDNVVSGGFAPDYNQGYQKVVDEDISNRSSSGSAISNSESCAQFGYGGMDASDLTGPAQSVVWDAMVPSRKRTCVGRPKPSSVEKLTKDLCTILHEQQSYFSVSSEEDLLFESDTPMVSVEIGHGSILIRHPSYIAREEESEASSLSVDNKQCPMSEAYSFSGAIAMHNDSSRLKSSSLEVEKIGNSTGQGMQQEQLKSDKSQLERVQILGNHESPLCSIDLNDVVNYEEFLRILTNEEQQQLLKLLPVVDTAKLPDSLEVMFSSSQFKENLTYFQQLLAEGVFDISLLGAKSEDCKILKRLALSNLSKSKWVAHHNFLKKCKNKAGKSNTMGSTGTTSTNVLNNRASTDVANIKRMRDSRNQNLPEIKTIMRSPKRTIAKASCEGKEAVEDGACYSPKHLFALPPDASFLLLDSLNFVQESSDQDLLLEVSSNTSFPQAELLQPTLSLGAQASTSSSSIYSNLVHH; encoded by the exons ATGGGCAAGCAAGGGCCTTGCTATCACTGTGGAGTTACAA GCACACCACTCTGGCGCAATGGACCACCAGAGAAGCCAGTACTATGCAATGCATGTGGGTCTCGATGGAGGACAAAGGGAACTCTTGCGAAATATACCCCTTTACATGCTCGAGCAGAAACTGATGATTATGATGATCAAAGGGTTTCCAGGGTAAAGAGCATATcgataaataagaagaaagaagtgGCATTGCTCAAACGAAAACAGAACCATGATAATGTAGTATCTGGAGGGTTTGCACCTGATTACAACCAGGGATACCAGAAGGTCGTAGATGAAGATATAAGCAACCGATCAAGTTCAGGATCAGCTATCTCTAACTCAGAGAGCTGTGCACAATTTGGTTATGGTGGCATGGATGCTAGTGATCTGACAG GTCCTGCTCAGTCAGTGGTCTGGGATGCCATGGTGCCTTCAAGAAAGAGGACATGTGTTGGTCGTCCAAAGCCTTCTTCTGTTGAGAAGCTAACAAAAGATTTATGTACTATTCTTCATGAACAacagtcatatttttcggtatcttctgaagaagatcttctTTTTGAAAGTGATACACCAATGGTCTCTGTTGAGATAGGACATGGAAGCATTCTCATTAGGCATCCTAGCTATATAGCTCGTGAAGAAGAGTCTGAGGCTAGCTCTCTTTCGGTTGATAATAAACAATGCCCAATGAGTGAGGCATATTCTTTTTCTGGTGCCATTGCAATGCATAATGATTCCAGTCGCTTGAAGTCATCATCTCTGGAAGTTGAAAAGATTGGGAACTCTACTGGCCAAGGAATGCAGCAGGAACAACTTAAAAG tgaCAAGTCTCAACTTGAAAGAGTACAAATcctaggcaatcatgaatccCCATTGTGCTCAATAGATTTAAAT GATGTTGTAAACTATGAAGAGTTTTTGAGAATCTTGACAAATGAAGAGCAACAACAATTACTGAAGTTACTTCCTGTGGTTGATACTGCTAAACTCCCTGATAG CCTTGAAGTCATGTTCAGTAGCTCTCAATTCAAGGAGAACTTAACTTACTTTCAGCAGCTTCTTGCGGAAGGAGTCTTTGATATCTCTTTGTTGGGCGCAAAATCTGAAGACTGCAAGATTTTGAAAAGACTTGCATTATCCAATCTGTCAAAGTCAAAATGGGTAGCGCACCATAATTTTCTCAAG AAATGTAAAAACAAAGCTGGAAAATCTAATACTATGGGATCTACTGGTACAACATCAACTAATGTTTTGAACAACAGGGCGTCAACTGATGTTGCAAACATCAAGAGAATGCGTGACAGCAGAAATCAAAACTTACCAG AAATAAAGACAATAATGAGAAGCCCCAAAAGAACGATCGCAAAGGCGAGCTGTGAGGGCAAAGAAGCTGTAGAAGATGGTGCTTGCTATAGTCCAAAACACCTATTTGCTTTGCCTCCTGatgctagttttctcttgctgGATTCCTTAAACTTTGTTCAGGAGAGTAGTGATCAGGATCTGCTGCTAGAGGTGTCATCTAACACTTCTTTTCCACAGGCAGAGCTCTTGCAGCCAACTTTAAGCCTTGGTGCTCAAGCCAGCACTAGTAGCAGCTCAATCTACTCAAATCTTGTTCACCATTAA